From the Nostoc sp. PCC 7107 genome, the window ATATCAAAACATCAAATACCCAGCTAGAGACTTGGAAAAAATGAGCTATCTTTCATACAAAATACTCGTGTAGTGTAATTCTTAATGTGAAAGGTGTAGCGATCGCTTTAACTTTCTCTTGCGATTCCTCATCATTACCAAAAGTCACACATAGACTATCAATTTCCTCGCTGGGTTGAAAGGAACTGCAAAAAGTCACAACCGCACAGTTAACATCAGTTATTGTGGCAAATTGTCAACTCATGTGCGTTAAATTACTAAACAATAGTAATAGTCGTCGTTGAGCAGTTTGTTTATGACTGAAAATGATCACAACGAGCAATCCACAAGCCATGAGTTATCTTCACATTCCGGTGCGAGATACTGGGGTAACGTGGAGGTAATAGAAGAAGGTGATAACTATAGAATTAGTCGCGTGGAAATTAAGCCCAGGCATGGCATTAAACCACAAATCCATTACCATCGCAATGAACATTGGGTTGTAGTATCTGGTGTTGCTAAGGTAACTTGTGGAGAAGCGGAAGTGTTGCTGAACCGCAATGAATCTACTTACGTTCCAGCCGCAACATTACATAAAGTAGAAAATCCTGGCTTAATTCCCTTAGTAATTTTAGAAATTCAAAACGGGGAATATTTGGGTGAGGATGACATAGAACGTCCTTATGACCTCAACTTAATCAAGCCAACATCTGAAAATAAGTGAAGTGTATCAATGGTCAAGAGTTAATAGTCAAAAATTACTTTTAACTTTTGACTTTTGACTTTATTAAAACCATCCTTCTTGTTCCAAAGTTTCAATTAGCTGTAAGCCACGAGGGTCGCCTACGCCGAGTAGTGAGGCTTTGGCATCTTCTCGCACGCCTAAATCTTTGTCTTCAGCAAAGGCTTGAATTAAAGCATCAATGGCTGTGGCATAAACAATATTAGAGGGCAATTCTTTGCATAACTGTCCAATTGACCAGGCGCTATTACTCCGAACTGCGGAAATTGGGTCTTGGACTAAAGCTTCAATTAAAGGGGGAATTGCCCCAACAACGGCTTCGTAACCCACCTCGGCCATTTGTGCTAAAGCACTAGCCGACCACAAGCGTACAGCGGAAATATCTGTTCTTAAAGCATCTGCTAGGGGTGCTAAACAACGGCGATCGCGGCAATTACCCAACGCCCAAACTACGCCTTTACGGACATAGCCGTTCCAGTCGTGGTGGAATTGGGAAATTAACGGTTCTACCGCTTCTGTACTAGGATTGCGGCCAATACTATATGCTGCACTCACTCGCACTAGGGGGCATGAATCCGTTAACAAGCGAATCAATAGGGGGGTAGCTCTTTCATCTTCAATATCACAAAAAGCACGCGCCGCCAACATTCTCTGCTGCGGTTGCGGATTTTCCAGAAGGGCTAACATCACTTCTGGATCTGGTTTTGCCACTTCTGACTCAGCAGTTAGTGGCTCCATTTTATCGAGAGGGCTTTCTAGCTCTACGTCAGGATCGAGTAGGCTGAGGTCATCGTCATCATACATACTTCATTTAAATGCCCAGCGGGATTTTCAGATAACCCCCCGTGCCAATAATTCTAAGCCTGATAGGTATTTGCTAAATTATTGTACACTTTATGTTCGACATGATTAGATTTGTTTGGGAAATAGGGAGTGGGGAGTTGGGAATGGTGAGTAGAACTAATGACTAATTGCTAACTGTCCCAAGTGTTTCAGAATTTTTAGCACTGCAAACAAATTGTTACGAGACTGCGATCGCCATGCTTCTAGCCATAGCTGTCACCGACGAAATAACCTGAAAGTTCTTTCAACATCCACAGAGATTGAGTTTGATAACCGAGTTGGTGGTAGAGATTTAAGGCGGGTTGGTTGGATTGAAAGACTTGTAAGCCAATTTGTTTATCGCCTCTTTTCATTGCCCAATTTTCTACATACTGCATCAAAGCTTTACCAATTCCTCGCCGTCGATATTCTGGAACGACGTAAAGCAGAAAAATATGAGCATGGCGATCACCATTAACTTGATCTACTGCATTCCCCACCCAAAGACAAGCAACGGGAGACGCAGAAGAATTGAGTTGATTTATTTCCCCATTTTCCCCTGCACCCTTACCCCCCTGCACCCTTAATTCCACATCTACCCACCATAAAGGCGTATCTTTGGATAAATATTGCTCAACTGTGCGGGCGAGGTGGGCAAAATCTTGCTGGGGGAAACGCTCCTGGTAAGTGCTTTGCATGAACTTGACTAGGAGCGATCGCTCTAATGTAGAGCCACGACGAATCAAATACCCTGGTAGAAGTTGCTCAGACACTTTATTTGCTGAGGCTGAACAAATCAATAGTAGTAGCCGGCATAATCACACCAGTGCCTTCAATGGGTGCGGGTGCGGCCATATCGGAAGGTAAGAAGATGCGGGCGCTGGTTGCTACTAGAGCAACAATAAATACTAAAACTACTAGTAACGGGGCGATGTATTGACGAAATATAGCCATAAGTTTAGTGCTGAGTTGTGAGTGCTGAGTGCTGAGTGCTGAGTGCTGAGTTGAAGAATTTTCCCCTGCCTCTAACCTCTATTTTTAACCTTAACGCCGATCGCGTTCCAAATCATCAATGACTCGTTCACAGTACCAACTTTCTGGCATCCCTGGATAATTTTGCTTGGCCTGCTCAATTAAGCGTTCCGCTGTAACAGTGTCGCCATCTAATTTAGCAATCAGCTTGTTTTTGAGTTGAGTATCGGTGATGCGATCGTTAATCTCTGTCATAGACATATTTTCCGGCACAACTTGGGACTGTTCCCGGCGCAACTGCCAAAATAGAACGTAATAAAGTGTCCCAAAAATTAAAATCAGGCTGAGTGTGCCAAAAAAAGTAAAGAGATTAAAAGTCAAGAATCCAAGCACTAACTGTGACAGGACATAGCCAAGTAACAAACCTGTAAGTAAAAGAATAAATGTACCAATAACAACAATTACTTGGCTTCCCATACATCCTCATCTTCTTCCTCAAGTCCTGGTCTAGATATTACCACTGGCTTTTGATTCCAGGGCGCAACAAACGGTAAAAGTAACAATCCTGGTAAGGCTGCTACTAAGGTTAACAAGAAAAATACAGGCCAGCCGGTGGCTTTGGCCCAATCGCCTGCGGGTGCTGAAAGAACATCTCTACTAATCGCCATTAAGCTAGAAAATAATGCAAATTGAGTGGTTGTAAAACGGTGATTGCAGAGGCTCATTAAAAATGCCACTGTAGCAACTGTGACTAATCCGGCGCTAAAGTTTTCGATATTTACTGCCAAGATTAATAACGAGAAATTTTTGCCAGCAACGGCTAAGGCATAATAACCCAAGTTGCTCAATAATTGCAGTATGCCAAATATCCATAAACCGCGATTTAGGTGAATTTTGGTTAAGATTACGCCACCAGCTAATACACCAACAGTCGTGGCAAGAAAACCTATCCCAGCTTGAATTCCCCCAATTTCGGTTTTGGTAAAGTTAATTTCTCGCAAAAATAAATTAGCGGTGATACCTACTAAAGAATCACCCAGTTTATAAAGAATGATAAAAATCAGAATTACACTAGCTTGAGCGAAGCCAAAACGATGAAAAAATTCTTTAAACGGTAGAAAAATCGCCTCTTGTAAGTTTTGTGGGGCTTGGTTTTCTGGAGCCTCAGCAAGTAGCTCATCAGGCAATAATAAGGATGAAATTATCCAAGCGACGATCAAGCTTGCCAGTAGCCAATAAAATATGGGGAGAGCAATCAAGCCAGTAAAAACGCTTCCGAGTAAACCAGCTACTAAGGCCGTAATGAATAGCACGAAGATCACATCTTTGGCAGATATCGGCGCAGTTTCTCGGTTATTAATGACCTGTGGTTCTCTGGGTGCAGATAAGGTGACAAGTATACTCCCCGCCATTAAAGCGGCCATGAGTAAGTAAACACCATTCCAAGGGAGGTGATCGGCTAATACCAAAGCTAGAGAACTGGTGACAAACAAAGCAACACGATAACCCAGTACCCAAACAGATGCACCTGCTTCTGCTTCCAGGGGATTGAGGATATCAGTACGGTAGGCATCACCGGCGATGTCTTGGGTGGCGCTTAAAAAGGTGATAATTAGACAGTTGATTGCCAAAATTTGCAATACTTGGTCACTTTGGGAAGGCTGTTGAAGTGCGAGAGTAGCGATCGCAATTGTTAACCCAATTTGAGTCACAATTAACCAACCTCGTCTAGCACCCAAAAACGGCGGTACAAACCTATCTAACAAAGGCGACCACAAAAATTTTAAGGAATAAGGTAACGCCAACAAACCAAATAAAGTAATTTTGCCGATATCAACCTTGGCATCTTGCATCCACACTTGCAATGTTCTACTAGTCAAGAACAAAGGCAATCCCGATGCAAAACCCAGCAATAACAAAGCCCCCATCTTGCGACTTTGGACGGCTTGTCGCAATGCTTGGATTTCTCTCATCGTTTCAATATTCCTCTACTCACCTAAGCGAATTGCAGTTATCTTGCCATAGTTACTGTGTCGTTTCATAATTTGACTAAAATAGTCAAGAATCAAAATTCAGTAAAAATTCTTATACATTTCGCTTAAAAGCACTTGATATTTACTCTCTAATCAGCACTTTTCTGAAATTTTTTCGTGATAAAGAAGTCTTTAAACCTCCGCCAATTTGCTTTTACAACTTTCCATTGTTGTAGCAAATGCAGAATGATAAAAGACAAAAATGTATAGGCTATCCAAAAATGAATGCTTCTACCTAAGTCTACTAAACTAGAGTTTTTCGGGAAAAAATCGGGTAGCGTCAACCAAAAAAAATGTACATTGTTACTTTGATAAGAATTAGAAAAAAAGAAGCCACTGACAGGAACTGCAAACATCAATAAATAAAGCAAAGTATGCAGTGTGAATTTACGTGTCCATTCAGGAGTAAACCTTGGCAGATTTTTCGTGTATTTTCGCCACCATACCCGCAACAAAACTAAAATCCGCCAAGTCAGCAAAGCTACTACCAAAGCTCCGATTGATTTATGAAAATCATATAATTCTGATCTTAGGAAAGTTCCACGGGATAGACGCGCCATACCTGAACCAGTAGTAAATAAAACTAAATAACAGGCAGACATGATCCAATGTACAGACATGAGTTGCTTAAACGCAGAATTATTCCTAGCTTTCTTAACTGCTGATGTTAAATTCATCTCAATACACCTGATGTTGTCATAGTTTTACCCTTATCCCCATCAATACCTGAACTAGTGATAGGTTGGCAAACCCAATGATATCTATCATATACTCAGAGAAATTTCTTCAACATGATACAAGGTATATGCACCCTGAGCAGCCATAACGTTTGATAGCAATTGTTGATATTTTAGGAACCTCAACGATTAAATCCTGACACTGCTAGAAATGTAATTACCCAGATTGAACGAGTTCGTGCGATTTCTTAATCTTCCTGAAGTGAATAAATTTGATGTCCTCTAATTTCTACTCCATGATCAGCTAGACATTTTAACCAACCTTCACGGGTACCAATGTCACTTTTTTGCTGGAGTAAGCCTAATTCCTGTTCTTGTTGGGTGAGTTTAGCAAATTCTTCGTATTGGGGATAGTTAGGCATAACAAAGGTTTCTTTACGGTGCAGAACAGGGGGATTTGCCCGATTTGCATAGTCGCGGTGGGTGACATACAAAGTTTTTAAATCAATTGAGATGCTGGCTTTGAGTGCTGGATGGGGGTCTGTGTCGAAGTCTGGATAAAATAAATAAGATATTTGCGGTTTATCAAGACAATATTTGATCAGTGTCGCCCCATCGACTCGCCCAATGGTGCGACTGGCGCAACCTTCATAAATGCGGAGTAAGGGATCGAGGGCGGCGAGGGCGGAAACATGAACGTAAAGTGCGCCACGTGTTTGTTTGCCGATTTTGCTTTTTTCACAAGCTGTTTGAACTACTTTTGGTCTACCCAAACTAAATAGTTTTTGGTCGGCGACTTCGCAAGCTTCCTCATAATTACCGAAGAAGGCTTTGATGTCGTGGCGCATTTCTGGCGCTAGTTTGGAGAATTTGGGACGTTGATCAAAGTGGGTCAGGGCGAGGTAAACTTGGATATCTAAAGAACGACGATAGGCGATCGCATCCCATTCTGCTTCATCGGTGGCTTGGAGGACAACAGTAAAGGCGCGGCGGAAGTTACCAAATTCACTTAATAGTTCTTGTTCGTTTCCTAATTCACCCTTGACAGGCAATCTACCGCGTTTGGTGAAAAATTCCATGAGTGGTTGCAGTGTTTCCTGATAATCTTCAAACCGCTTGCTAGGGATGCGGACTCGCGGTGTATAGGTGCGAGAAAAGAAACGGATGGCTTTGAAACTTTCTTTTTCAGCTTCGTCGCGGAAGACAAAGTAAACCCCCAGAGCTACCGGGACTGCATCAACATTAAGAATTTCATCAATATATTTTTTAAGTTCTGCTTGCTCATAATATTTTTGAAAGGTATTACGGCTAGTGACAATGCCGTCATTGTAAGCGAGTTGCGCTTTACTGGGCGCGTTAATTAAGACTTGAGCCGCCACAATTAAAACTTTGCGAGTGAGTTCCCAGGCTTTAATTAAACTTTGGTTGCGTTCTTCTAAATCTTCGATGACGTTGACAACATAACCCAAGTTAACCACATCAGCCGAATTAATCTGTTGATTGGGGTAGTAGTATGGATCCCAACCTGCGCTGGTATAGCCGAGGTTTCCGACACGCTGGACATCGCCACCGTAACCACAACCATAGTCAAAAAAACTTGTGTCCTGATTGATGATTGACCATTCTATGGCTAATCTTACAGGACGAGAGATTTCTGTGCGTGCGATCGCAGCGCGATGGCGATCGATTTCTAAGTAGCTCTCCGGCATAAAAATATCAAGAAGAACTACATTAATCCTTATATCTTCTTTAGTGCGATCGCAATCAAATCTTCAATTTTCTTGATATTTGGATCGCCTGCTAAGTAACCAATACCACGATGCAAATGTAGGCGAAATTGAGTTACTAAGGTTTCTTTATCTGTGGCGTAACCATCATTGTGACAGCGTTGCTTAAGGGCGAGAAGGAGAATATCCGACATTTCGCCACCAAAGACGCGCCAAGTCATTTCCACATTGCTATCTTGAGGAATGGGTACGGGTGAGGGTGGAGTTGGTTCAGCGAGGGAACGACAAAACGCCCAGCGACACAGAATATTCCATTGATCAATTTTGGTGTTACGACGGAGTTTTAATAGTTGGTCTTTGGCTGTTTGAGAAAGTTTAATTCTTTCGATTGGGGATTCCATGATTCCAAGTTAAAGAAATACTCTACATTATGCTTTCACATAATTAACCATACTGAACACCATGTTAATAAATTTGCTATAATTCGTTTTTATGTCTATCAAGTGAAATTTGTGAACATACCTAATACTAGACATTAAAAAACGCTAATAAAATAAAACATATTTTTATTGTTAAATAATACTATGGCTAAATTACAACTACATTTTAATGGCTCTTTTGCTCTTAAAAAAGACGAAATCAGTAGGCTTATTTATGCTGCAAACCAAGACCAAGGTTTAAATGATAGCTTGCCTAATTTGATGGAGAAAACAAGTTTAGGTAATGGCAAAGTAGGAAGAGTCAAAAGTTGGGCTGTACGCGCAGGGTTAATTAAAAATAATCACCCTAGTCCAGAAGGTGAAATTGTCTTAAAGTTAGATCCAGTACTGGAGTCAACTATTACAGATTGGTTGATGCACTTTTATTTAAGTTTTGGCGATCGCGGTTTAAAAACAACACCAGAAAATCCTGCCGATTGGGGCGGATGGTCTTACTTTGTATATACATTTTTGCCGCGTTATCATAAATTTACGAAAGAAGAATTGCTATATCACAGTACATCAATATTTGAAGAAGAAAGCAAAGTAATTGCTAACAGAATTAATTACATATTACGCGCATATACTGAGTTTACTGCTTTAGCATCATGCAAGTTTTTGACTCAAGAAAAAGAGCAATATGTTAGTGGATATCCTAATTTACCTAACTCTTATCTATTAGGATACTTCTTAGCAAAATTATGGGAACGTGACTTTCAAGGCGAAGGTTCTGTTCTTACTGAGTCGATTTTGAACAAAAAAATGGGACTGGCTGCTGTGTTGGGGATAACATCTGAGGCATTGCAAGAACAGCTAAATGCCCTAGAAGCTTACGGCATCATTGAACAGCGACGGGCTGTACCGCCCTTTCAAGTAATTCCGCGTTGGGATAATCCTTTGACATTGCTTGAGAAAGCCTATGACAGATGAAATTTCTGTAAGACTGCGAGATGCTAGACCCGATGACAAAATTCATTTGTTGTTGTGGGACTTACCAGATGAAACCGAAATTTTGCGTATCGTTCATTACAATAACGCTCATCATGTGAATTACCGAAAAAATTTGCTACAAAGGATTCATCCGGGAAAAAGTTTTCTGACTCTTCATCACAATTTAGACACTGAACTAAATGCCATCAAGTCAATGTGCTGTGGGGTGGACAAGCAGATTATTTTGTTGGAAGGGTTTGATTGTTTAATTACTTATCTACAAGTTACACCTGGCAGTCGCATTACGCTTTTCTGGAAACAACTAGAAGAGACGCGCAAGTTAGAAAAACTTTTGTGGATACTGCTACCCCAGCAATTAGAACCTAAAAATTGGCCAGCAGAACGAATTAAGCGTATTCCTTCAGGATAATTATCTTTTTGCATTTACCATTTTGAATTTACTATGCTCCTCAACCAAATTGTTGAAATCAACGAAAAGGGTAATATTGCCAGTTCTGTGAACTTTGGTATGATGGACAATTCAGAAATGAATTTGTCTTTATGCGAGAGTTTTATTTTTAACTACGACCAAACAAAACCTGAGTTATCTACAGTGGGGATTTTAGATGCAGTGCAACGTAGTTATCATAGTGCTAATCAGCCCAATATCCATTTGATGATTCAACAATATGGTAAAGGTAAATCACATTTTGCGATCGCTATAGCCAACTTTTTCCAAAAACCCTTCCAAAGTCCAGAAGTACAAGGTATTCTGTCGCAAGTAGAAAAGGCAACATCTGGTAAAAGTCAGGCTGTTGCGGAAGGATTGAAGCTATTTAAACAAAATCAACGTCACCAACATTTAGTTATTTGTCTTAGTGGTGATATAGGTGGCGAAATTAGGAAGCAATTTTTACAACAACTCGTTAAAAGTTTAGCCGCAGCAGATATTCAAGATTCTTTAGCCCAGCATATATGTAGAGAACCGCTAGAATACTTGGAAAGTTTAGATTCAGGAGAAAGGCAAAAGGCAGAGAAGTATTTACAAAGTATTGGTAATCCTGATGGTAATTTAAATTCTCTCATCAGCTTACTCAGAGATAATAATGCTGGTGTGATAGCCACAGTCAAAAAACTAGCCTATCATCTCACAAAATTGACTGCTGATTTTACTGCCGATATAAATATCCAAGCAATTCTAGAAGAATTAATCAAAAAATATTGCACTGGTCAAAATGCCCAGTTCCAAGGAATTTTAATTTTATTTGACGAGTTAAACTATTATTTAAAATCTTGAGCAGCCGATGATATTGGTGCTGGTGGTACAGCACTGCAAAATATTATTAACATTTGTGAGAATTACAAAGGTAAAATTGCTCTGCTCAGTTTCACGCAAATTCATCCAGGTAGAGGGTTAGGAATTTCTGCTAATGCCATGCCAGAATATCTTAAAATTGCCACTCGCCTTGCTCGAAAAGATGGCACTACCTATGATAATCCCACTTCTAGCTTAGAACTCGTGGTAAAAAACTTACTGCCAAAAAATGCCCCTAACTGGCAAACATTTCGTTCTCAATGGTATGACACTCTGAGGAGAGAAGCTGAGACAGCCTTTGAGCGAAGAATTAAAATTTATCGAGAAAAAGGCTGGTCTTTTCAAGAATTTTACACGCACTTGTCTGAAGGCTGTTTTCCCCTCCACCCGCTTACGGCATATCTATTATGCAACCTTGATTTTACTCAAGACCGAACAGCTATTCAGTTTATTAAAGGCTATGTCAAAAACTTTATTGCGACTCAACTTGTAGATAATGCTGGAAAACTCAATTATATCTATCCCATTTCTTTAGTAGATACTTTTCTAGAGAACTTTTCAAACTATCCTATTTATACTCAATATAAAAAAGCTGTAGATTTAGTAGTTGGTGCTGATGATATAGATGAATTAATTGTTCTGAAGGCTTTATTTTTATATGAAGCTAGTGGAGAAAAACTTACCAAGCCAGATAGAGAGGAACATCAAGAGATTCTAGTAACTTTGACAGGTTTATCTAAGTCTAAACTCCAGGCGGCACTAGATAAACTTCAAAAGGAAAGAGATTTAATTTACTACCGTCCAGAAATTAAACTTTACCGTTTTTGGGAAGGGATTAACCCTACAGGTATTCAAGAAGAAATTGAAGAGAAAGTTAAATCGCTGACAACATCTATTAATGATGTTGTGACTTATTGCGGTGAAATTAATATTCTGAGGGAATATCCATATATTAATACAGTTGCTGCTACATATTTTGTGAAAACTTACAAATTAGTCAGCGAAGACTGGCGGTTTGAGCGAAAGATATATAGTGTTGATAAATTTATTAACGTACTAGAGAACAATCGGATTCTCAGAGATACCAAAGAAAAGGGAATTTTGGCTTATATCTTAGCAGAAACTCAAGAAGAGTTGCAAGAGTTTCGTAGTAATGTAGCTAGTTATTTGTCTAAATCAGCCTTTAAAAATCTTATTGCTGTTGCAATTCCTACAGAGGAGACAGGTAATTTAGCACGAATTATTTTACAAATAAAAGCTCTAGAAAAAACTGATGCTGCTGATAAAAGATTTTTGGGTAAAGCTTATCAAGAACAACTTCAGCGTTGGCAAAAAGAGGCAAGAATTCGGTTAACCAGATTATTAGATAATTGCACTTATTATTGTGAGGGAATTGATAAACTTCCATCTACAGAACAACGTAAAGAACAACGCGTCATTAGCGTACTTTTACAAGATTTATACCCCTTTGTTCCGCCTATTGATGAAATTGATAAAATGCGTTCAGACCATCAAACAGGCAAAAAAATTGTCAGATGGACTGCAAAGCAAATGTTTATAGACAATAATATTGGTCAACAAACACTTGAAGATCAGTCTTATAGGACTGTTATTGACCAGATTTTTGTTAAATTGTGGGGTTTATTTAAGAAAACATCTGATAAATATATCGTTCAAGAACCAAATAATGAAAAAATCGGTGTTGCTTGGGATAAAATTTCTGAAATAACTGACTTACAAGGATCACTACAAAAAAGTGTTGACTTAGAAGAAATTTGGAATGTACTTTCTGTCCCACCTTTTGGTTATAGCGAGTACAACTTTACGATGTTACTGGCAGGGTGGCTGGCAATTCACCGCAAAGAAGTTAGTTTAAGAGGACGCATCAAGCTGACTACTAAAAAAGGAGAGTTGGTTCCATTAGAAACCAAGTCTGTGCAGAATTGGGGTAATACTGATATTCTGCAAAACCCTACTGCATTTGTTGAAGAATGGATTATTAAACAAAAGGCTAAACTAATTCGTCGCCAACAAATACAAATGCCGACTCTGCCACCATTGCCTATGGAATATGATCAGGCGCAAGAGTATCTAGAGGCGGTTGCTGACTTTTTAGAGTCTAATGAACCGGATGAGTCAGAAAAACAAGAGTTAAAGAAGAATCAAAAGCTGGTAAATGCTGGGGTTGCTGAAATTAACAAGTGGTTCCAGCCAGTAGAAAGTCTGGAAAACTTACCTAGTGATGCACAATTGCCAGTATTACTACCACTTTACCCCCAACTGTTGAAGCGATCGCCAAACAACTCAATTTTACCAACAGAACAACAACGCGATCGCTTTTCTCAAGCCTTACAAACTGTTGGCAACAAAATTAACCAACTTGTAACAGCAAAAAGTCAGCTTGTTGAGTCCCTATCTAGCGAACAAGCCTGCAATAATTATCAAAGAGAAGTTCAACAAATAATTGACCAAATTAACCAAATTGCAGACTTGCCTTCTCATCTAGTCGAGAGTTTGCAAAATGCTCTCTGTACTGCCAACATCAGATTAACAGATATCAGGCAACAAGAAGAAGCAGGACAAAAGCAAGCCGAAGATACACAAATCATGCAGAGTATTCGCAATTCTGCAACAAAAATTCAAACAATGTATCTTGCCCAAGCGGCGTTGCAAGAAATTGCAAATCTACAGTCTCGCTTCAACTATCCCGACAAATTTCAGTCTGAAGTTAATGAAATTTTGCAGTCAATTCAAAATAGAACTACTGAGTATCGTTCTAGTTTGGTAAATCTTCGTTCTCAACTCCAGTTAGTAAATAATCTCTCTGATTTGGATGCTATCAATACAGAATATGCCAAACTGAATAATATCTTTCACAATTCTGATGATTACGCAGGCTATCAAGAAATACAGCCACAAATCCAAAGTTTAAAAAATGACCTAGAGAAAATCCAAAATTTAGAAAATCGCTATCAACAAAGTAATTCTATTGCCAGTTGCAATGAGGCTTTGAAAATAATTTCTAGTCGTGATTTGAATATAGTTAATAATGAACGCTTTCAAAACAAAATTTCTCAGTTAGCAGTCAATTTCCAGCAAAAAATCCAAGAATATACTGCTGAATTAGAAGAATACAAGCATAATTTAGAGTATATTACAACCGTAGAAGATTCCCAAAGAATTCAAAAAGAATTACTAAAAAAGTCATCTCAATATTCAGGGTCAGAAATAGAGACAGAGTATGAAAGAACCATAGAAGAATTGACTCTAATAATTGAGTTATTGCAA encodes:
- a CDS encoding DNA phosphorothioation-associated putative methyltransferase; its protein translation is MPESYLEIDRHRAAIARTEISRPVRLAIEWSIINQDTSFFDYGCGYGGDVQRVGNLGYTSAGWDPYYYPNQQINSADVVNLGYVVNVIEDLEERNQSLIKAWELTRKVLIVAAQVLINAPSKAQLAYNDGIVTSRNTFQKYYEQAELKKYIDEILNVDAVPVALGVYFVFRDEAEKESFKAIRFFSRTYTPRVRIPSKRFEDYQETLQPLMEFFTKRGRLPVKGELGNEQELLSEFGNFRRAFTVVLQATDEAEWDAIAYRRSLDIQVYLALTHFDQRPKFSKLAPEMRHDIKAFFGNYEEACEVADQKLFSLGRPKVVQTACEKSKIGKQTRGALYVHVSALAALDPLLRIYEGCASRTIGRVDGATLIKYCLDKPQISYLFYPDFDTDPHPALKASISIDLKTLYVTHRDYANRANPPVLHRKETFVMPNYPQYEEFAKLTQQEQELGLLQQKSDIGTREGWLKCLADHGVEIRGHQIYSLQED
- a CDS encoding AmpG family muropeptide MFS transporter translates to MREIQALRQAVQSRKMGALLLLGFASGLPLFLTSRTLQVWMQDAKVDIGKITLFGLLALPYSLKFLWSPLLDRFVPPFLGARRGWLIVTQIGLTIAIATLALQQPSQSDQVLQILAINCLIITFLSATQDIAGDAYRTDILNPLEAEAGASVWVLGYRVALFVTSSLALVLADHLPWNGVYLLMAALMAGSILVTLSAPREPQVINNRETAPISAKDVIFVLFITALVAGLLGSVFTGLIALPIFYWLLASLIVAWIISSLLLPDELLAEAPENQAPQNLQEAIFLPFKEFFHRFGFAQASVILIFIILYKLGDSLVGITANLFLREINFTKTEIGGIQAGIGFLATTVGVLAGGVILTKIHLNRGLWIFGILQLLSNLGYYALAVAGKNFSLLILAVNIENFSAGLVTVATVAFLMSLCNHRFTTTQFALFSSLMAISRDVLSAPAGDWAKATGWPVFFLLTLVAALPGLLLLPFVAPWNQKPVVISRPGLEEEDEDVWEAK
- a CDS encoding HEAT repeat domain-containing protein, which gives rise to MYDDDDLSLLDPDVELESPLDKMEPLTAESEVAKPDPEVMLALLENPQPQQRMLAARAFCDIEDERATPLLIRLLTDSCPLVRVSAAYSIGRNPSTEAVEPLISQFHHDWNGYVRKGVVWALGNCRDRRCLAPLADALRTDISAVRLWSASALAQMAEVGYEAVVGAIPPLIEALVQDPISAVRSNSAWSIGQLCKELPSNIVYATAIDALIQAFAEDKDLGVREDAKASLLGVGDPRGLQLIETLEQEGWF
- a CDS encoding phosphomannose isomerase type II C-terminal cupin domain; the encoded protein is MTENDHNEQSTSHELSSHSGARYWGNVEVIEEGDNYRISRVEIKPRHGIKPQIHYHRNEHWVVVSGVAKVTCGEAEVLLNRNESTYVPAATLHKVENPGLIPLVILEIQNGEYLGEDDIERPYDLNLIKPTSENK
- the dndE gene encoding DNA sulfur modification protein DndE, producing the protein MESPIERIKLSQTAKDQLLKLRRNTKIDQWNILCRWAFCRSLAEPTPPSPVPIPQDSNVEMTWRVFGGEMSDILLLALKQRCHNDGYATDKETLVTQFRLHLHRGIGYLAGDPNIKKIEDLIAIALKKI
- a CDS encoding cytochrome b — encoded protein: MNLTSAVKKARNNSAFKQLMSVHWIMSACYLVLFTTGSGMARLSRGTFLRSELYDFHKSIGALVVALLTWRILVLLRVWWRKYTKNLPRFTPEWTRKFTLHTLLYLLMFAVPVSGFFFSNSYQSNNVHFFWLTLPDFFPKNSSLVDLGRSIHFWIAYTFLSFIILHLLQQWKVVKANWRRFKDFFITKKFQKSAD
- a CDS encoding N-acetyltransferase, whose amino-acid sequence is MSEQLLPGYLIRRGSTLERSLLVKFMQSTYQERFPQQDFAHLARTVEQYLSKDTPLWWVDVELRVQGGKGAGENGEINQLNSSASPVACLWVGNAVDQVNGDRHAHIFLLYVVPEYRRRGIGKALMQYVENWAMKRGDKQIGLQVFQSNQPALNLYHQLGYQTQSLWMLKELSGYFVGDSYG
- a CDS encoding DUF4007 family protein translates to MAKLQLHFNGSFALKKDEISRLIYAANQDQGLNDSLPNLMEKTSLGNGKVGRVKSWAVRAGLIKNNHPSPEGEIVLKLDPVLESTITDWLMHFYLSFGDRGLKTTPENPADWGGWSYFVYTFLPRYHKFTKEELLYHSTSIFEEESKVIANRINYILRAYTEFTALASCKFLTQEKEQYVSGYPNLPNSYLLGYFLAKLWERDFQGEGSVLTESILNKKMGLAAVLGITSEALQEQLNALEAYGIIEQRRAVPPFQVIPRWDNPLTLLEKAYDR